AGAGCCTGGTTTCATAGATTTTACCATTTCCTCTGTTACAAGTTTCGGAGCTCTTGCTCCAGGTATCAAGACAGAACCAATTACTAAATCAGAATCTTTCACAGATTCAGCAATATTAAACGGATTAGACATTAATGTTTGAATGGAATGGCCAAAGATGTCTTCTAATTGACGTAAACGATCAGGATTTACATCTAAAATTGTAACATCAGCACCTAATCCGACTGCAACGCGCGCTGCATTTGTTCCAGCAACACCGCCACCAACAACTGTTACTTTTCCTTTTTGGACACCCGCTACTCCACCTAATAAAATTCCTTTACCACCATTAATTTTTTCTAAATATTGTGCTCCAATTTGTACCGACATTTTGCCAGCAACTTCACTCATTGGTGTAAGAAGCGGTAATGATCGATTTGGCAATTGAACTGTTTCATATGCAATACCAACTACTTTTTTGTCTAATAACGCTTGTGTTAGTTCATATTCAGGGGCTAAATGTAAATATGTGAATAAAATTAGTCCCTCATAAAAATACTGATATTCACTAGCAATCGGCTCTTTAACCTTCATAACCATTTCTTGAGCCCATGCTTCCACTGCAGAATCAACAATTACTGCACCAGCTGCACGGTAGTCTTCATCAGTAAATGAAGACCCTAATCCAGCACCCGTTTCAATAAATACTTCATGACCAGCATTGGTTAATGTAACAACTCCTGCAGGTGTCATAGCTACACGATTTTCATTGTTTTTAATCTCTTTTGGGACTCCAATTTTCATAGCAGATTCCTCTTTCTCTGTAATGTTTCGTATAATTTAAACCTATCATAACAAATTATTCCTAAAATGGTAACTTGAAATAGCGATGTAATCACCCTCCTTCTATTAAAAAATAGAAAAATTGTAAATAAACAGATTATTTCATTTGTATTGTAGTTTTTTTCATCCCAAAAATCATTTTCATACAATTTCATAGTTAACAATAACTAACAATATTATAAACTCAAGATACAAATTTTTGTATTATTTTAGGATAAAATGTGAACAATTTACATAATTTTGTTAATTCTAATTATTTTTTCATATTGCTTTGATATAATAATGATAAATAATAAAGGAGGGATTTTTATGACTCACTATAAAAGTATTGTTGTAGCAGTTGATGGATCAAAAGAAGCTGAATATGCATTCAGAAAAGCAATCGATGTAGCAAAACGCAATGTGGATTCAAAATTAAATTTAGTAAATGTAATTGATACACGTTCATTTGCTGCGATTGAAGCTTATGATCGCACAATTGCTGAACGTGCTCAAACCTTCTCAGAAGAATTGCTAGACGGCTATAAAAAGCAAGCTGAAGAAGCTGGTTTAAAAGATGTTAATGTCATTATTGAATATGGTTCTCCTAAATCAATCATCACAAAGGAACTTTCAAATATAGTTGAAGCTGATTTAATCGTCTGCGGTGCAACAGGTTTGAATGCAGTTGAACGCTTCCTAATTGGCTCTGTATCTGAGGCGATCGTTCGTTCTGCAAAATGTGATGTGTTAGTTGTACGTACTCCAGAATAATCATTTAATAATCATTTGAATTGAAGGATGTCATTTGACCTCTTATCGGAAAATATTTTCCGGTAAGGGGTTTTTTAGTCATCATATTCAAATTTTATATGCTGAGTTTGTATAATCGTCTATGCATGATAAGACGATTATCTTAATACTTTTTCGATACAAGCAGCTTTGAAAGGATCGAGTTCACTCTTTAACATAAATTTTTTAAATAAAGCTTTTATAGTCGTTTGATAAAAAGAGACTATTTGAAGAACACTGCCTTTGATTTTTTATTTGGTCAATTTTTTGTTATATTAGTAGAATAATATTTTCATATATGATAAAACAATTAGTGTTAATCATTATGGGCAGACCAAAAAACTATTAATTGGCCTCTTTCTATTTATAGTCTAAATAAATTTAATAAGGAAAGTGATATTGTTGAATCGAATCGCATACTTTGATAACGCAAAAGCAATATTAATATTTTTAGTTGTTGTTGGACATATGTTGTCTAAGTTTCTACACAACGATCATGTCATCGACAGTATCTATCTATTTATTTATTTGTTTCATATGCCAGCTTTTATTTTAATTTCAGGGTATTTTTCAAAAAAAATATACCAGCCTGGATATATAGCTAAGCTCGTGAAAAAACTAATCATTCCCTATGCGCTTTTACAAATATTATATAGCTTATACTATTACTTTATTTTCAATGATTCTATTAGTTTTAGCTTTTTTGTCCCGAGATGGGCTCTATGGTTTTTACTTAGTTTAATTTTTTGGAATCTCCTTTTATATGGTTTTGGAAAAATTAAATACGGGATTCCTATAGCAATCGCTATTTCTTTAATCATTGGATACGATAGTTACGTTGGAGGATTTTTAAGCCTTTCAAGAACATTTTTCTTTTTCCCATTTTTCTTAGTGGGCTATTATTTACAAAAACATCAT
Above is a genomic segment from Lysinibacillus sp. PLM2 containing:
- the ald gene encoding alanine dehydrogenase, giving the protein MKIGVPKEIKNNENRVAMTPAGVVTLTNAGHEVFIETGAGLGSSFTDEDYRAAGAVIVDSAVEAWAQEMVMKVKEPIASEYQYFYEGLILFTYLHLAPEYELTQALLDKKVVGIAYETVQLPNRSLPLLTPMSEVAGKMSVQIGAQYLEKINGGKGILLGGVAGVQKGKVTVVGGGVAGTNAARVAVGLGADVTILDVNPDRLRQLEDIFGHSIQTLMSNPFNIAESVKDSDLVIGSVLIPGARAPKLVTEEMVKSMKPGSVIVDIAIDQGGSFETTDKVTTHDDPTYIKHDVVHYAVANMPGAVPRTSTIALTNNTVPYALQIANKGFKKACIENEALKKGINTLEGHVVYRAVAIDQGRDYVPVDTLLQ
- a CDS encoding universal stress protein: MTHYKSIVVAVDGSKEAEYAFRKAIDVAKRNVDSKLNLVNVIDTRSFAAIEAYDRTIAERAQTFSEELLDGYKKQAEEAGLKDVNVIIEYGSPKSIITKELSNIVEADLIVCGATGLNAVERFLIGSVSEAIVRSAKCDVLVVRTPE
- a CDS encoding acyltransferase — protein: MNRIAYFDNAKAILIFLVVVGHMLSKFLHNDHVIDSIYLFIYLFHMPAFILISGYFSKKIYQPGYIAKLVKKLIIPYALLQILYSLYYYFIFNDSISFSFFVPRWALWFLLSLIFWNLLLYGFGKIKYGIPIAIAISLIIGYDSYVGGFLSLSRTFFFFPFFLVGYYLQKHHFEALKSRVNIIIGAIVGIILAVVIYFYVPIDFSQWLHGKKSYEDMSSAFLQFGWALRLVVYIGMAAATYMFLTLVPRKHSFFTSIGQNTMAIYLLHMAFIRIFEASPLKVFIEEEHQYWIILVIGVIIVYILSRPPVVNFVFKVCKLK